AGCTCCTGGAACTATTACCACATCCTGTGAAGCTTGAACTCTAGAAGCTAGTGCATGCTCTACACTTTTTACATTATATATATCAACATCTTCATCTACTATTACCACATGCTTAATATCATAAAATGCACCAAGTGCGCCTAATATTGCAGACTTGCCATCTCCTTCTTTCTTCTTGCTTATAGAAATAATAGCATGTAATCTGCATCCTCCGCCAACAGTTATGTTTACATCCTTTACATCTACCATGTTCTTAAGAGCCGCATATAGTTCTGCTTCTCTAATAAGCCCATTAGCAAGATGTTCCTCTCTACAAGGGAAGGCATGTTGGAATATAGGGTTATTTCTATGCATAATAGTCCTTACTTCCATAACTGGATTTGGGGCAACATCTCCATAGTAGTTCATTAATTCACCAAATGGTCCTTCAACTTCTCGCCTATTTGGAACTAATACTCCTTCGAGAACCATCTCTGCATATGCTGGAACTTCTAAATCAACAGAGTGGCATTTTACAAGCTCAAGAGGTTCACCCCTTAAAGCACTATCAACCTCATACTTGTTAAGACCATACTTTCTAGAGCCTATTTGAGATGCTAGAAGGAAAGTTGCATCATAACCAAGTACTACTGCACACTCTAACGGTTTATTCATTTTTTCAAACTCTGCAAATTGCTCCCTTAGTGCAGGAGAATGACCAGATATAAGTGCATTTATAATATTTCCTTTATGGACTTGAAATCTTCTAACTGCCATATGTGTATAACCTGTTTCAGGCTCTCTTACTATGAGCATACCTGCTGTTATGAAACTAGATGCATCTTTTTCATGAGAAGTAGGTACTGGTAACATTCTTTGTATATCAATATTTCTAGTAATGATATTTTCTTTTATTGGCCCATTACTTACTAACTTTGCAGGTTGAGGATTTGCTATTGCATTCATGTATTTAAATATTCTTTCTTCTGGTGTAGTATCGGTCATCATGTAATAGAGTTCTCTATTTCCATAAAGCCCTCCTACTACAGGCATATCGTATCCTTTTACTCTGTTAAACAGTATAGGCTTTTCATTTTCAAAATATCTTAATACTGCTCCTAGTTCATATTTAGGATCTACTTCTACATTACATACTTCTAGCTCGCCAAGCTGCTCTAGCTTACTTAGAGTAGCCCTTAGCATTTGTTTTTCCATACTCTCCCTCCTTCCAAATCTTATTCTCCCCATCTTTTTGATATATTATGTTCTATGCCAAGCTGGTCTAACACTCTACCAATAATTGAACCCACAATATCTCCTATGCTTTCAGGATGATTATAAAAGCCTGGCGTTGGAGGTAATATTGTTGCACCTGCTTGTGCTAGCTTCAACATGTTCTCTAAATGTATGGTGCTAAGTGGGGTTTCTCTAGGAACTATAACTAGCTTCCTTTTCTCTTTTATTATAACATCCGCAGCTCTTGTCAACAAATTATCTGACATACCATGTGCAATGGATGCTACAGTTTTCATTGAGGAAGGAATAATCACCATTGCATCTGTTTTAAATGAACCACTTGCTATGGGTGCTGCAAAGTTTCTATTATCATGATAATAAGTTGCTAACCCCTTTAACTCTTCAAGGGTTACACCACATTCATGTTCAACTACATATTCTCCCATGGTTGTCACTACAAGGTGAGTCTCTATGTTTAGCTCCTGAAGCACCTTTAAAAGAGCTAATCCATATATGCCACCACTTCCACCAGAGATCCCAACGATTACTCTCATATGACATTTCCTCACTTTCTGCTATTGGCCACAAATAAGTATAAGTCATAAATACTTTTATTATTTAGGCACAAAAAGTCGTCTCTATATTTTTTAGCTGGCGACTTTTTGTGTAAATAATATCTTTCATTTGCTAATATGTTAGGACTGTCCTCCTCAGAGGACAGTCATTACCATTTAATTCAAAAGTTATTTAACTTTGTTTTCTGGATCTCCTGCTCCTGCCCATGGATCTAAGCCTTTTTCAAATGCATCGATGTATTCATCTATAGTCATAACCTTTGTGAATATACTTAGGTCAACTAATCCATGTTGATGTTGTTCTTCTGTTTTTGAGTGAACTCCATCACTTAAAGTAATTACTTTATAAGCATTAGCTAGAGCATCAGCAGCTGTAGATCTAACACATACGTTTGTCCAAACTCCAGTTACTACCACTGTATCTATGCTTTCCTCTCTTAGGAATAGGTCTAAGTCTGTATGCCAGAATGCACTGTGTCTTCTCTTTTGAATTATATATTCACCTTTTTCAGGATATAGTTCTTTTATGAAGTCAGAACCCCAAGTTCCCTTAACAGCGTGAACCGGTCTTACTCTGAAGTCTGCATCATTTTCTCTATGAGCTTCTTGAACATGAACTAGTTGAACATCGTCTTTTCCTTGAGCATTTCTTTCTCTTACCCATTTAAATAGCTTTTGAAGATTTGGAACTATTTCTTCTCCACCTGGGCATCTTAAAGGTGCCTTTTCTCCTATGAAGTCATTTAACATGTCTATAACTACAATTGCGTGTTTTGCCATTTATATCTCTCCCTTTATCTTAATCTTATTTTAATTTATTATATTTTATCAGTTATGGCCTATGGCTCAGCATAAGCCATAACTGGTTAAAGCTTAAATAATTATTAGTATGTTATTGTTCTAGGTAATACTTGTATACTTTGTCTCTTAACAAATTTACCAAATCCAGGTTTAACCTTGATTCCTCTAATACTTCTAATATGTTGATCTATAACCTCTGGATGATTCTTTCTATAGCTATTTTCGTATTCTGCACTGTATAGCTGAGGATATAGATCAAAGTGCTCTTTATATTTTTCTGCTACACCTTCTGGATAGTCATGAACTAACTTCTTAAGGTCTTCATCAGTCATTTCTGATAGTACGCTAGCATCCTCATCTACATATACTAGATGACCACGAACTATAGTCTTAACTACTTTTCCCTTTAGCTCCATACCTTCTAGTGGTGTATATCCACACATTGAAGCTTGTTTCTTAGGATCTATAGTCCAAGTCTTATCAAGATCTATAATTGTAAAGTCTGCATCTGAACCTATGTTTAAAGCACCTTTCTTTGGATATAGTCCATAGTGCTTAGCAGCATTAGTAGATAGTATATCAACAAGTTTGCTTAATGAAATTCTTCCTTTATTGTATCCTTCACTTACTATAACAGGAACCATTGTCTCAACACCTGGGATTCCTGGGAATGCTGTCCAGATAGTTGTTCCTTCTTTTATCTTTTCACTTTCTAGTTCGTATGGAGCATGGTCTGTAGCTATGAAATCTATGCTACCATTTCTAATTCCTTCCCATTGCTCTTCGTTATCTCTCTTAGTTCTTAGAGGTGGAGCAATCTTAGCGTTTGCACCATGAATTGTCATAGATTCTTGATAATTTAATGTTAGATAGTGAGGACATGATTCTGAAGTTACATTTAAGCCTCTCTTCTTAGCTTCCCCTACTAATTTAGCACCTATTCCAGTACTCATGTGTACTATGTGTAGTCTAGCTCCTGAAGCTTCTGCAAAGCTGATTCCTAATTCTATAGCAACCTTTTCAGCTAATTCCATTCTTGCTTCTGCCCATGCTGGACCATCCATTCTTCCTTCTTCTCTGAATTTTTTAACATAAAAGTCACACATAGCGAAGTTTTCAGCATGAATTCCTATTGGAAGGCCTGTCTTAGCAACTGCCTTAAAGCACTCATACATTTCTGGATCAGTAACTCTTGGATAAGTTGGAACTGAAGGAGTCATGTATACTTTGAAAGCTACTACTCCTGCATCAGCTTGTTCTTGAACATTGTGTAGTCTGTTTTCTCTTACATCTTCTCCAGTTACTCCACCCCAAAGTGCAAAGTCAACTAATGCTTGAGGTGCACATAAATCTTTCTTTAAATTTAATTGATCAACGCTTCTTACAGATGGAACTGAACAGCATGGCATATCTATAACTGTTGTTATTCCACCTGCTGCAGCTGCGGCTGTACCAGTTAAAAAGTTCTCTCTATGTGGGAAACCTTGATACATAAAGTGAGTGTGTGAATCAATACATCCTGGTAAAGTTAAATGTCCGTGAGCATCTATTGTATTCTTTGCTTCTATTCCATCAATACAATCTGTGAAACCTGCTATTTTTTCATCTTTAACCAAGATGTTAGTTAATACTGTATAGTCCCCTTGAGGGATTCTAGCATTTTTAAGAATTAAATCATACATTTTTTTACTTCCTCCTCTTCTTCTATATTTTACCAAGTGTTAGCGTTTTCATGCCTTTTCTTAATAAGTTGGAGAGGGAGTCCCTCCAACTTATTAATTTATATCAATTTAGAACAGTCCAACTATAGTGCCATCTGGAAGTATATCCATCTTGTTTGCTGCCGGCACCTTTGGTAACCCTGGCATTGTCATTACTTCTCCCGTTAGCGCTACTATAAATCCAGCACCTGCTGATAATCTTAACTCTCTTACTGTTATTGTGAATCCTTTTGGTCTTCCTAAAAGTGATGCGTCATCTGATAGAGAGTATTGTGTTTTAGCCATACAAATTGGCATTTTATCTAGTCCTAAATCAGCTAATGTTTTAGCCATTTTTTCTGCACCTTTTGTGAATACTACTCCATCTGCTCCGTAAACTTCTTTTGCAATCTTTGTAATCTTATCTTTTATTGAAAGCTCTACATCATATAGCGGTTTGAAGTTAGATTCTTTACCTTCTACTACTTCTATTACCTTCTTAGCTAATTCAATTCCACCTTCTCCACCATTAGCCCATACATCTGATATAGCTACTTCTGCTCCTGATGCCTTTACTTTTTCAAATACTAGATTTAACTCTGCTTCTGTATCTGTCGGGAATTTGTTAATTGCTACTATTGATGGTACTCCAAATTTAGCTACATTTTCTATATGTTTCTCTAGGTTTTCTAATCCCTTTTCTAGAGCTTCTAGGTTTTCTGCTCCTAAGTCTGCTTTTGCTACTCCACCATGCATCTTAAGCGCTCTTACAGTAGCTACTATAACTGCTGCCGCTGGCTTTAATCCTGCAAATCTACACTTTATATCAAAGAACTTTTCTGCTCCTAGGTCTGCTCCGAATCCTGCTTCTGTTACTGCGTAGTCTCCTAGTTTTAGCGCCATTTTTGTTGCTAGTACACTGTTACAGCCATGCGCTATGTTCGCAAACGGTCCTCCGTGAATTAAAGCTGGAGTATTTTCTAGTGTTTGTACTAGGTTAGGCTTTATAGCATCTTTTAGTATTAGAGCTAGTGCTCCTGTAGCTTCTAAGTCTTTAGCTCTTACTGGATTTCCTTCCATGTTATATGCTACTACCATGTTTCCTAGTCTTTCTTTTAGATCTTCTAGGCTTGTTGCTAAACATAATATAGCCATTATTTCTGATGCTACTGTTATATCAAATCCATCTTGTCTAGGTACTCCGTCAGCTTTTGCTCCTAGTCCTATTACAATATTTCTAAGAGCACGATCATTCATATCTACTACTCTTTTCCAAACTATTCTTCTTGTGTCTATATTTAATGCATTTCCTTGATGTATATGGTTATCTAGTAACGCTGCTAGTAGACTATGTGCTGAAGTAATTGCGTGGAAGTCTCCTGTAAAGTGTAGATTTATGTCTTCCATTGGTACTACTTGTGCGTATCCTCCACCTGCTGCTCCACCTTTTACCCCAAATGATGGTCCTAATGATGGTTCTCTTAATGCTGTTATAGTCTTTTTGCCTAATTTGTTTAGCCCCATGCTTAGACCAATGTTTGTTGTTGTCTTTCCTTCTCCTGCTGGTGTTGGATTTATTGCTGTAACTAATATTAGTTTTCCATCTGGCTTATCCTTTAGTCTGTCAAATACGTCTAATGACACTTTCGCCTTGTATTTTCCGTATAATTCTAATTCATCATCTAGTATTCCTATTTGCTCAGCTATTTCTGATATAGGTTTCATTTTAGCTTCTTGTGCTATTTGAACGTCTGTTTTCACTAACTTTTCTCCTCCTCAGGCTTTAAATTTATATCTCTTTGTTCCTATTTTTCCCTACGACACCTATATACAATAACTTATTCCATTAAGTGTGTTTCTAATATTTGGCTTCTTCTAAAACCTTCTAATCCTAAGTAGTACTCTAGAGAGTTAACTATATATTCTAATTTAACTGGTCCTACTATTTCTGAACCTGTTACTGGAATACCATATCTTTTAGCTTCTTGTTTTACTAATTCAAATACTCTATATATTGGAGTGTTTGCACAGTCAAACATGTTTACTGATACTACTACTCCTTCTCTCTCTGGGAATTTGATTCCTACTGCTCTTGTTGTTGAGAATCCACCGCTTGGTCCTCTTACTGCTTTTGCTATTTTTTTAGCAATTTCTACATCTTCTGTTGCTAAGAATACGTTATATGCTGTCAATCCTTCTGCTTCTGCGCTTACTATAGTTGCTCCTGCAGTGCTTGAAAGTAGGCCGTCTTTGCTTAGATCAGGTTTTCTTGATTCATATTCTGCTTTTCTTGATTCGTCATCTTTGATTTCTTCTAGTAAAGCTTTCAATCCTTCATATTGCCCTTTTCTTATGAAAGCTAGCGCTCTTCTTTCTTCTGTTCTTGCATTTTCTGCTGCAAAGAATATTGGCACACCAGTTCTTTCATGTAATTCTTTACCTATTTCTTCTGCTAATTTAACACATTCTTCTACTGTAATATTTTTGAATGGGAATAGAGGGATAGTATCTTGAGCACCAATTCTTGGATGTGTGCCCTTTTGCTCTTCCATGTTGATTAATTCTATGGATTTTGCTGCCATATTAAGTAATGCTGTCTTAAGAGGTGCTGGCTCTCCTATAACTGTAACTACTGTTCTGTTAAAGTCATGCTCTGGCTCATAACTTACAAGCTTAACTCCTTCTACCTTTCTAACTTCATCTACTACTGCTTCAATAACTTCTTTTCTTCTACCATCACTAAAATTAGGTACTGCTAAAATGTACTGTTTGTCTAAAGACATTTTATAACCTCCTTTTCTATTTTAAAGATTTTTATAAGCATTTTATGTTGCTTTCTCTCTAAAACATTGCATCTGATTTGCTTCATGTTTATAATACCATAAATAACGGTCTTTTACCTTTGTCATTTTTATATAAATCATCAGCGTTTTAAAGTAATTTTTTGTGCAGTTTTTTGTATAAATTCTATATGTTTTCTTCAAGATTGTTGTTATTCATAGCTTTTCCTATAGATTAAACTTTTCCTCATTCATGTTGTTCTCCGTATCACATCCTTTTTTGATTTAGATATGGGTTTTATAATTTGTATAAATTTTATGAATGATTTTTTTTAAATAAATAGTATAATGATATTCAATAACATAATTAAATAGAAAGTCCAACATTGTGTTATAATATTGGCAAGGATTTAAGACTTCCAAAATATTATGCGCTATTTTTAAGTTTTAAATGCAAGTATTTCATTTGTTTTTCTACCCATTATTTAGATAAATAACTCAATGTATATTTTTATTTTTTTATGGGTAGCTAATAATTAAGTACGAATGTATTAAATTTAAATATGAAAGGAGCTTTTAAATGGGGTTAAAATTAATTGATTTGACTCAAGATATTTACGAAGGAATGCCTTTATACGGAATTCATCAGAAAACATTTATTATGACAAATCAAACTCACGAGCAAAGTCAAAAAGCTACTGGAAGCCCAACTCTAGGTTTTTATGCAAGAAATCTTCTAATAAGTGAGCACTGCGGAACTCATAGCGATGCTGTCCTAGAATTTAAGCCAGGGGGAGCGGATATTATTGAAATGCCTTTAGATTATTTCTGGGGTAGTGCTATCTGCGTAGACCTAAGTCATATAAGATATCCTAACTACATAGAAGTAAAGGATTTAGAAATGGCTGTAGCGAAATCTGGGCAAACAATTCAAAAAGGTGATATCTTTCTTATGTATACTGGTCTATACAATAGAAGTTATGGTACTCCAGAATATGAAAATTAT
The Proteiniborus sp. DW1 DNA segment above includes these coding regions:
- a CDS encoding UbiD family decarboxylase, yielding MEKQMLRATLSKLEQLGELEVCNVEVDPKYELGAVLRYFENEKPILFNRVKGYDMPVVGGLYGNRELYYMMTDTTPEERIFKYMNAIANPQPAKLVSNGPIKENIITRNIDIQRMLPVPTSHEKDASSFITAGMLIVREPETGYTHMAVRRFQVHKGNIINALISGHSPALREQFAEFEKMNKPLECAVVLGYDATFLLASQIGSRKYGLNKYEVDSALRGEPLELVKCHSVDLEVPAYAEMVLEGVLVPNRREVEGPFGELMNYYGDVAPNPVMEVRTIMHRNNPIFQHAFPCREEHLANGLIREAELYAALKNMVDVKDVNITVGGGCRLHAIISISKKKEGDGKSAILGALGAFYDIKHVVIVDEDVDIYNVKSVEHALASRVQASQDVVIVPGALGSGLEASHVARGVTDKMGIDATKPLGEKAHFYEMAVIPGFEGKIDIQKYFPGMKK
- a CDS encoding UbiX family flavin prenyltransferase; protein product: MRVIVGISGGSGGIYGLALLKVLQELNIETHLVVTTMGEYVVEHECGVTLEELKGLATYYHDNRNFAAPIASGSFKTDAMVIIPSSMKTVASIAHGMSDNLLTRAADVIIKEKRKLVIVPRETPLSTIHLENMLKLAQAGATILPPTPGFYNHPESIGDIVGSIIGRVLDQLGIEHNISKRWGE
- a CDS encoding isochorismatase family cysteine hydrolase, which translates into the protein MAKHAIVVIDMLNDFIGEKAPLRCPGGEEIVPNLQKLFKWVRERNAQGKDDVQLVHVQEAHRENDADFRVRPVHAVKGTWGSDFIKELYPEKGEYIIQKRRHSAFWHTDLDLFLREESIDTVVVTGVWTNVCVRSTAADALANAYKVITLSDGVHSKTEEQHQHGLVDLSIFTKVMTIDEYIDAFEKGLDPWAGAGDPENKVK
- the pyrC gene encoding dihydroorotase; protein product: MYDLILKNARIPQGDYTVLTNILVKDEKIAGFTDCIDGIEAKNTIDAHGHLTLPGCIDSHTHFMYQGFPHRENFLTGTAAAAAGGITTVIDMPCCSVPSVRSVDQLNLKKDLCAPQALVDFALWGGVTGEDVRENRLHNVQEQADAGVVAFKVYMTPSVPTYPRVTDPEMYECFKAVAKTGLPIGIHAENFAMCDFYVKKFREEGRMDGPAWAEARMELAEKVAIELGISFAEASGARLHIVHMSTGIGAKLVGEAKKRGLNVTSESCPHYLTLNYQESMTIHGANAKIAPPLRTKRDNEEQWEGIRNGSIDFIATDHAPYELESEKIKEGTTIWTAFPGIPGVETMVPVIVSEGYNKGRISLSKLVDILSTNAAKHYGLYPKKGALNIGSDADFTIIDLDKTWTIDPKKQASMCGYTPLEGMELKGKVVKTIVRGHLVYVDEDASVLSEMTDEDLKKLVHDYPEGVAEKYKEHFDLYPQLYSAEYENSYRKNHPEVIDQHIRSIRGIKVKPGFGKFVKRQSIQVLPRTITY
- a CDS encoding formate--tetrahydrofolate ligase, coding for MKTDVQIAQEAKMKPISEIAEQIGILDDELELYGKYKAKVSLDVFDRLKDKPDGKLILVTAINPTPAGEGKTTTNIGLSMGLNKLGKKTITALREPSLGPSFGVKGGAAGGGYAQVVPMEDINLHFTGDFHAITSAHSLLAALLDNHIHQGNALNIDTRRIVWKRVVDMNDRALRNIVIGLGAKADGVPRQDGFDITVASEIMAILCLATSLEDLKERLGNMVVAYNMEGNPVRAKDLEATGALALILKDAIKPNLVQTLENTPALIHGGPFANIAHGCNSVLATKMALKLGDYAVTEAGFGADLGAEKFFDIKCRFAGLKPAAAVIVATVRALKMHGGVAKADLGAENLEALEKGLENLEKHIENVAKFGVPSIVAINKFPTDTEAELNLVFEKVKASGAEVAISDVWANGGEGGIELAKKVIEVVEGKESNFKPLYDVELSIKDKITKIAKEVYGADGVVFTKGAEKMAKTLADLGLDKMPICMAKTQYSLSDDASLLGRPKGFTITVRELRLSAGAGFIVALTGEVMTMPGLPKVPAANKMDILPDGTIVGLF
- the ftcD gene encoding glutamate formimidoyltransferase; this translates as MSLDKQYILAVPNFSDGRRKEVIEAVVDEVRKVEGVKLVSYEPEHDFNRTVVTVIGEPAPLKTALLNMAAKSIELINMEEQKGTHPRIGAQDTIPLFPFKNITVEECVKLAEEIGKELHERTGVPIFFAAENARTEERRALAFIRKGQYEGLKALLEEIKDDESRKAEYESRKPDLSKDGLLSSTAGATIVSAEAEGLTAYNVFLATEDVEIAKKIAKAVRGPSGGFSTTRAVGIKFPEREGVVVSVNMFDCANTPIYRVFELVKQEAKRYGIPVTGSEIVGPVKLEYIVNSLEYYLGLEGFRRSQILETHLME
- a CDS encoding cyclase family protein: MGLKLIDLTQDIYEGMPLYGIHQKTFIMTNQTHEQSQKATGSPTLGFYARNLLISEHCGTHSDAVLEFKPGGADIIEMPLDYFWGSAICVDLSHIRYPNYIEVKDLEMAVAKSGQTIQKGDIFLMYTGLYNRSYGTPEYENYYTGLSYDAAKWLAEKGVVNIGVDAPAIDQTPDDLTFAGHLVCGEYNITNTENLCNLDKVVNKRFLYFGLPLRIRGGTGSPIRAVALIEE